A window of the Teredinibacter franksiae genome harbors these coding sequences:
- a CDS encoding sensor domain-containing diguanylate cyclase, with translation MKINLTPAVRLSLGLVFLTVSMLFVAHGLGLIPNQEKALLDNRKQLAENIAMQTAMGLRRQNNLSIRSFYDQSLKHNPALRSIALRRSDNSFILATSNHEKFWDGYSLEGSSPTHIKIPIKVNGIKKASLEVSFFSLSHGAKYWLGLPHFVWLILFVCVSGFFAFMLYIKRVLHHLDPSSVVPTRVRNALNVMGEGVLILDKRDQIVLVNEALVAKLRLPESSIVGHRICDFDWVKDEKALNQSMPWDVAQESNERQLGVRLSLKVGQGMLVFLVNAVPVGDGKGKSIGVIASFNDITELETQTQRIGDMEAELAQKGKDIDRKNRELHYLGSRDPLTNCYNRRTLFSQLGKCFEKRSSAGAEFSLIIVGIDHFKAVNNNHGHVVGDEIILGLAETLVFNIRPGDIVARIGGEEFCILLSGAPPDKAYALAEMFRKKIEVKTISGLKVTASFGVSSIRNGAVEPNELIQQADDALTESKRNGRNRTTSWNPKANSRLADPVAHDAITT, from the coding sequence ATGAAAATAAACTTAACACCCGCCGTTCGTCTAAGTTTGGGGCTTGTTTTTTTGACAGTATCCATGCTTTTCGTTGCTCATGGTTTAGGGCTTATTCCTAATCAGGAAAAGGCTCTTTTAGACAACAGAAAACAGTTGGCGGAAAATATTGCAATGCAAACCGCGATGGGGTTGAGGCGTCAAAACAATCTGTCCATACGGTCATTCTACGATCAAAGCTTGAAACATAACCCGGCACTACGCTCAATTGCACTTAGAAGAAGCGATAATAGCTTTATTTTGGCAACGTCTAATCATGAGAAGTTTTGGGATGGATATTCTTTAGAGGGTTCAAGCCCGACACATATAAAAATACCTATAAAGGTGAACGGTATTAAAAAAGCCAGTCTGGAGGTGAGTTTTTTCTCCCTGTCGCATGGCGCGAAATACTGGCTAGGTCTTCCACACTTTGTATGGCTTATCCTTTTTGTATGTGTATCCGGATTTTTTGCGTTCATGCTGTATATCAAGCGTGTGCTACACCATTTAGACCCCAGTTCAGTTGTGCCTACGCGAGTGCGAAACGCGTTGAATGTTATGGGTGAGGGTGTTCTTATTTTAGATAAGCGAGATCAAATCGTTTTGGTGAACGAAGCTCTTGTAGCTAAATTGAGGCTTCCTGAGTCGTCGATAGTCGGCCACAGGATTTGTGACTTTGACTGGGTAAAAGATGAGAAAGCTTTGAATCAATCAATGCCTTGGGATGTCGCGCAGGAATCAAATGAAAGACAGTTGGGTGTACGTTTATCCTTAAAGGTCGGGCAGGGGATGCTGGTTTTTCTCGTAAATGCGGTTCCGGTGGGGGATGGTAAAGGTAAAAGTATCGGGGTGATTGCTAGTTTTAACGATATTACTGAGCTTGAAACTCAAACCCAGAGAATTGGGGATATGGAAGCCGAATTAGCTCAAAAAGGTAAGGATATAGATAGAAAAAATCGAGAGTTGCATTACCTGGGCTCGAGAGATCCGCTTACCAATTGTTATAATCGCCGCACACTTTTCAGTCAATTAGGGAAGTGTTTTGAAAAGAGAAGTTCAGCAGGTGCTGAATTCAGTCTTATAATAGTGGGCATTGATCACTTTAAGGCGGTCAACAATAATCACGGTCATGTTGTCGGGGATGAAATAATATTGGGGCTGGCAGAGACGCTTGTGTTTAATATTCGCCCTGGTGATATAGTTGCGCGTATTGGAGGTGAAGAGTTTTGTATTCTTCTGTCAGGCGCTCCTCCAGATAAAGCCTATGCTTTGGCAGAAATGTTCCGGAAAAAGATTGAAGTAAAAACGATCAGTGGGTTAAAGGTAACCGCCAGTTTCGGAGTTTCCTCAATACGCAATGGTGCGGTCGAGCCGAATGAGTTAATTCAGCAAGCGGATGACGCACTTACGGAGTCCAAGCGCAATGGGCGAAACCGAACAACCTCTTGGAACCCAAAGGCGAACTCCAGGTTAGCTGACCCCGTCGCTCATGATGCTATAACCACATAG